In Flammeovirga kamogawensis, the sequence TTGGTTTTAATATTATAGAAAAGTGCATAGAATACTGGCACTGCTAATAATGTGAGAAATGTAGCGAAGCCTAAGCCAAAAATTATAGTTACTGCCATTGCACCAAAAACACTATCGGGAATTAGCGGTATCATACCAAACATAGTGGTAATTGCTGCCATAAGTACAGGTCTTGTTCTAGATACCGTTGCAGAAATAATTGCATTAAAATGAGACAAACCTTCTGCTCTTTGGATGTTAACTTCGTCTAGTAATACAATTACATTTTTTATAACCATACCTAATAAGCCAATCCAACCAATAAACGACATGAAATCAAATGCCCTGTTTAAACCAACTAAACCAAATACAACACCTATAAGTGAGAAAGGAAGTAAAACCATGACTATTAATGGCTGCTTATAATTCCCAAAAAGAGCAATAAGGATAGCTATAATCAATAGAAAAGCAAGTGGAAAGAAAGTAACAATTGCATCGACTGCTTCTTTCTGATTTTTCTTTTCGGCATCCCACATCAAGGTATAACCTTCTGGTAAATCCATAGCTTCTATCTTATCAACTATATCTTTTTGCAACTCACCTGTTGTTACTCCTTGAACAGGGTCACATAGTGCAGAAATAGCCCTATGACGATTGTATGTTTGGAGCAATTGATATTCATAATCTACAGATAAATTATTTACTAACTGTGGCAACGGCACTGTTTTACTTTTAGAGAGTACCGACATATTTTCTACTTTAATGATGTCTGCTGTACTACCTTCATCCGTTTTTAGCATTATAGGCATCAACTCATTTTCATCCCTATAAGTACCAACTATTAAACCATCGCTAACTATTTTAAATGAATTTGCTATATCTGCTCGTGTAACACCTGCTCGTGCTACTTTATTAGATGAATATTCTGCATTCCAAATGGGTGACATATTAAACCAACTACTGTGTACATGCCTTGCTTTTGGACTTGATCTCATAATATCCATTGCTGCATGATTTAATGAATCAAGAACTTGTATATCGTTACCCATAAATCTTACTTCTACCTTACCATCTAAGGGAGACATTACAGAGTACAATTCAGGGCGAACAAATAGCTCAGGAAATAAATCTCTTTTCTGTTCTTCTAATCGATTAAAGACCTTTTCTACATTATCAAAATCATCGCATTTAATAATAAAATGCATTACGTTTGATTGAGGACCATAAGATGATGATGCCAAAAAGTAACGTGGTGGTGTCATGCCAATTGTTACGGTCACTTCTTTTACTTCTTCTTGATTTTTAAGCCAATTGTAAACTTCATCTGCAGCTTGTTCTGTGTAATCAATACGTGTACCTTCTGGAGTGAAAGCATTTATCTTGAATAGATTTTTTTCGAGCTCTGGCATAAATACAATAGACATGTATTTTGCGGTGAAAAACGAGACTGAAAAAATAGTCAAGAAAATACCAAGTGAGATATATTTATAGCGAATACTTAATCCTAATAAACTTCTAAATTTATCGTAGAATTTCCCTTGGTATAAATCTGATGTGTTTTCTTTATTTGGTTCATCTTTTAAGAAAACATCGCATACTAATGCAGATTGCGTTAAGGCAAATACCCAGCTTAATGATAACGAAATTGCTAAAACTGAAAATAGAGATGACAAGTATTCCCCTGTAGCATCAGGTGATATTCTAATAGGTAAAAAGGTAAGAATTGCAATTATTGTAGCACCCAGTAACGGCCAAGATGATGCATTTGCTGCTTCCATAATAGCTTGACGTTTTGGGATACC encodes:
- a CDS encoding efflux RND transporter permease subunit, whose translation is MNLTKFTIENKPFSWFILLLIILGGVIANSKIGKLEDAPFTIKQAVVLTSYPGASAEEVEQQITDKLEEAIQSMDGLDYLDSDSRPGVSRILVVLKKTIPADDIPQMWDLLRRKVGDIQSSLPTNANPSIVNDDFADVLGLFYGIYGEGYTYRELNDYADDIKKELLKVDNVAKVSLFGKAQESIDIKLSYTAMNQLGVSLEDIMITLNQQNNLVNAGFINTNKQRIRVKVGGDFTDIKELNSFLVNTKNGNQIKLSEIATIEEGYVTPYTTKMKIQGQSAVGFAISASAGANVVEVSADIRAKLSKIKTDLPAGLHIKNIYDQGKESQDANDGFIFNLVASVVTVVVILLFFIGLKNGILVGSGLVFSILATIIVMWSFGINMERVSLAALIIAMGMLVDNSIVVIESILMKMKQGIPKRQAIMEAANASSWPLLGATIIAILTFLPIRISPDATGEYLSSLFSVLAISLSLSWVFALTQSALVCDVFLKDEPNKENTSDLYQGKFYDKFRSLLGLSIRYKYISLGIFLTIFSVSFFTAKYMSIVFMPELEKNLFKINAFTPEGTRIDYTEQAADEVYNWLKNQEEVKEVTVTIGMTPPRYFLASSSYGPQSNVMHFIIKCDDFDNVEKVFNRLEEQKRDLFPELFVRPELYSVMSPLDGKVEVRFMGNDIQVLDSLNHAAMDIMRSSPKARHVHSSWFNMSPIWNAEYSSNKVARAGVTRADIANSFKIVSDGLIVGTYRDENELMPIMLKTDEGSTADIIKVENMSVLSKSKTVPLPQLVNNLSVDYEYQLLQTYNRHRAISALCDPVQGVTTGELQKDIVDKIEAMDLPEGYTLMWDAEKKNQKEAVDAIVTFFPLAFLLIIAILIALFGNYKQPLIVMVLLPFSLIGVVFGLVGLNRAFDFMSFIGWIGLLGMVIKNVIVLLDEVNIQRAEGLSHFNAIISATVSRTRPVLMAAITTMFGMIPLIPDSVFGAMAVTIIFGLGFATFLTLLAVPVFYALFYNIKTK